Part of the Hemicordylus capensis ecotype Gifberg chromosome 7, rHemCap1.1.pri, whole genome shotgun sequence genome, TGCAACAGTATCAAATACCATTCACAGTCacaatatttattttctttttcagattaagAACTGCCATGGGGATTACTATCACAAAATCTTTAATAAGAAATGAACTTGGTAAACTGAAGgatcttttaaaagagagagatatCTCATCTGCAGCATCTGAAACTCAAAAGCAGATGGATTTATTAGAAAATGCCACACTTAACATTGCCATCACAGGGATGACAGGTGCTGGTAAATCGTCCTTTGTCAATGCTCTGCGGGAGATGGAAGATGACGATGAAGATGCAGCTGAAACTGGGGTGACACAAACAACAATGGAACGAAAGGCATATCAGCACCCCACGTCCCCCAAAGTAACCTTCTGGGATCTGCCAGGAATCGGGACAGCTGAGTTTCCAGTAAAGAAGTACCTAGAGATGGTAAAGTTTAGTGAGTATGATTTATTCATCATCGTTGCTGGAGAACACTTCACAGAGCATGAAATCAACCTGGCCCGTGAAATTCAGAAACTAAAGAAGAATTTTTACTATGTGCGCACTAAGGTGGATGTCAGTATGGACagtgaaaagagaaaaagaaatttcTGTGAAGAAAAAACCCTTGAAAAGATAAGGAATGATTGCTGTAAAAACCTGATCAAGGCAGGAGAGTCTTCTCCAAGGGTTTTTCTAATCTCCAGATGGGATTTGAGTTTATATGATTTTCCTCTCTTGCAAAAGGCCTTAGAAGGGGGTCTGGATGACATGAAAAGACATGTCTTAATTATGAGCATGCCAACTTTCTCAAGGGACATGCTGGAAAAGAAAAAAGCTGCGATGAAGGAACTGATATGGTCGGTATCCTTTCTCTCCTGTGCTTTTGGAACAGTTCCTGTCCCAGGACTCTCTCTCGCTTGCGATCTCACCATCTTGGCATGCATAATGAACCGATTCTACAAGATGTTTGGCTTGGATGAAGGTTCCCTCCAGAGACTGGCCAAGCGAGTGGGCAAACCCGTGGAGGTGTTGAAGTCCGCTATCACCAGGACCTTGCATGCTGGCGAGATCAAAAGAGACTTTGTAATCGATTGCTTGACCAGATCAGCGCTTTGTGTCACATTGACAGGGGCAGAACTGGTTTTGGATTTCATACCCATGCTGGGCTCTGTAGCCGGTGGAGTGCTGTCTTTTGTAACTACATTCTACTTGCTGAGCAGTTTTCTGGATGATGTTGTGGAAGATGCTGAGAAGGTTGGTGCGAAAGCTGCTGAGCGTTAAAGGCCCAGTAGGAAGATGGATCTGGGAAGAGAATCTCAAGCAGAAAACATAGGAAGACATGAAACCATAATTCAAACATAAAGAAGTCAGATTTGAATGTCTGATTGGTAGCATCCCTTCCCTTCAAACCTTGCCAGATATTTAAATTTGATCCCAGTATCAAAATATCATAGAGCCTTACTTTAGCTTGTTGCAATGCCCTACAAACAGCAGTTTTGCAAGGGAGGAACCCAAAAATTCATTATAAAGAACTTCTCTGTTATTGTAGGTCGGGATCCATTGAAACTACGACCCATGTGCTTCCCCACTGTCAATTTTATGGAGATCGGCGGCATAAATATATAACATCTTTTATAAGTCGCCATCCAGGGAGTTTCcattcttttaattttatttacctTTTAGCTGATCAGAACAATATA contains:
- the LOC128332434 gene encoding interferon-inducible GTPase 5-like isoform X1 gives rise to the protein MLWSPRSLAEECEDHHLFPLHCRLRLRTAMGITITKSLIRNELGKLKDLLKERDISSAASETQKQMDLLENATLNIAITGMTGAGKSSFVNALREMEDDDEDAAETGVTQTTMERKAYQHPTSPKVTFWDLPGIGTAEFPVKKYLEMVKFSEYDLFIIVAGEHFTEHEINLAREIQKLKKNFYYVRTKVDVSMDSEKRKRNFCEEKTLEKIRNDCCKNLIKAGESSPRVFLISRWDLSLYDFPLLQKALEGGLDDMKRHVLIMSMPTFSRDMLEKKKAAMKELIWSVSFLSCAFGTVPVPGLSLACDLTILACIMNRFYKMFGLDEGSLQRLAKRVGKPVEVLKSAITRTLHAGEIKRDFVIDCLTRSALCVTLTGAELVLDFIPMLGSVAGGVLSFVTTFYLLSSFLDDVVEDAEKVGAKAAER
- the LOC128332434 gene encoding interferon-inducible GTPase 5-like isoform X2; the protein is MGITITKSLIRNELGKLKDLLKERDISSAASETQKQMDLLENATLNIAITGMTGAGKSSFVNALREMEDDDEDAAETGVTQTTMERKAYQHPTSPKVTFWDLPGIGTAEFPVKKYLEMVKFSEYDLFIIVAGEHFTEHEINLAREIQKLKKNFYYVRTKVDVSMDSEKRKRNFCEEKTLEKIRNDCCKNLIKAGESSPRVFLISRWDLSLYDFPLLQKALEGGLDDMKRHVLIMSMPTFSRDMLEKKKAAMKELIWSVSFLSCAFGTVPVPGLSLACDLTILACIMNRFYKMFGLDEGSLQRLAKRVGKPVEVLKSAITRTLHAGEIKRDFVIDCLTRSALCVTLTGAELVLDFIPMLGSVAGGVLSFVTTFYLLSSFLDDVVEDAEKVGAKAAER